From Clarias gariepinus isolate MV-2021 ecotype Netherlands chromosome 2, CGAR_prim_01v2, whole genome shotgun sequence, one genomic window encodes:
- the LOC128513596 gene encoding calphotin, protein MMDNKLPKTSKDAKTVALEEIHTDSPSSENKADQICSTVLSCSTVVVDLSPESVEGPTRRERFKSDLQQASQEITILVTTHESPEKETEEVEWGGESDTNPEGMVPSDEDSFDVSMVVADLIELSQTQQTCLISSSSTEQNNISDAQNLPQTDKCREIPKEKTQPTSQHESTDFEANKAQATQGLISCDLKDPTRAKKTVSNMKSLEKKDLEGDTLPREQQHIQTQVSLEVMYHSAATSPMTPPEGSTAFFFPYSLNKVGKSEGNESLSTETKDAELQVGVQVEYRSVATAPMTPISTNAPELLIETRSVATAPMTPVATNAPKLLVETRSIATAPMTPVTKIAPEFIIETRSVATAPMTPIVTNAPELQVETRSVATAPMTPLVTLAPELMVETRSVATAPMTPLATIAPELMVETRSVATAPMTPLATIAPELQVETRSVATAPMTPLVTVAPGLQVQTCSVATAPMTPVVTIAPELQVETRSTATAPMTPIATVAPGLQVETCSVATAPMTPIVTTAPELQVETRSVATVPMTPIATVAPGLHVETHSIATAPMTPIAKSAPNLLVQTCSVATAPMTPVSTTAPEFHVDTCSVATAPMTPIATRAPELRVETRSIATAPMTPIATRAPELRVETRSIATAPMTPIATRAPELRIETRSIATAPMTPIATRAPELRVETRSIATAPMTPIATRAPELRVETRSIATAPMTPIATRAPELRVGTCSTATAPMSPIILSSPELIPEPEPRSVSDSEGPHEPVQDVFWDEKGMTWEVYGAVVEVSVLGSAIQKHLEKQVLKMQMKPSDAATNQTMPPNSTDTSNPLPSTPPALSASSRSSSAKGSRKKDVIKETRGRQRRNPFRSFFRNFRRPNCCSREQSE, encoded by the coding sequence ATGATGGATAACAAACTACCCAAAACCTCCAAAGATGCAAAAACTGTGGCCCTCGAAGAGATTCATACTGATTCCCCGTCTTCTGAGAACAAAGCTGATCAGATTTGCTCAACTGTACTGAGTTGCTCAACAGTGGTTGTGGATTTAAGCCCTGAATCAGTTGAAGGACCCACACGTAGAGAACGCTTTAAATCAGACTTGCAACAAGCCAGCCAAGAAATTACAATTCTGGTTACCACTCATGAGTCACCAGAGAAAGAAACGGAAGAAGTTGAATGGGGTGGAGAAAGTGACACCAATCCTGAGGGTATGGTGCCAAGTGATGAGGACAGTTTTGACGTATCCATGGTGGTGGCAGACTTGATAGAGCTCAGCCAAACACAACAGACCTGTTTGATCAGCAGTAGTTCTACAGAGCAAAACAATATTTCAGATGCCCAAAACTTGCCCCAAACTGACAAATGCAGAGAAATtcctaaagaaaaaacacaacctACAAGTCAACATGAGAGTACAGACTTTGAGGCCAACAAAGCCCAAGCTACACAGGGACTCATTTCTTGTGATTTAAAGGACCCTACAAGGGCAAAAAAAACAGTTAGCAACATGAAATCTTTAGAGAAAAAAGACTTAGAGGGGGACACATTACCCAGGGAGCAACAGCACATACAGACACAGGTCAGCCTGGAGGTTATGTACCATTCAGCAGCGACTAGCCCCATGACCCCTCCCGAAGGTTCTACTGCCTTCTTCTTCCCATACAGTCTTAACAAGGTGGGCAAAAGTGAAGGGAATGAATCTCTTTCAACAGAAACAAAGGATGCCGAACTCCAGGTGGGTGTGCAAGTGGAGTACCGTTCAGTTGCCACAGCTCCCATGACACCCATATCAACAAATGCACCTGAATTGCTAATAGAGACTCGTTCAGTTGCCACAGCTCCCATGACCCCTGTGGCAACAAATGCACCAAAGCTACTGGTAGAAACTCGTTCAATTGCCACGGCTCCCATGACACCTGTTACAAAAATCGCACCTGAATTTATAATAGAGACCCGTTCAGTTGCCACAGCTCCCATGACACCTATTGTAACAAATGCACCTGAACTACAGGTAGAGACTCGATCTGTTGCTACAGCTCCAATGACGCCTTTGGTAACACTCGCACCTGAACTAATGGTAGAGACTCGATCTGTTGCCACAGCTCCAATGACTCCTTTGGCAACAATCGCACCTGAACTAATGGTAGAGACTCGATCTGTTGCCACAGCTCCAATGACTCCTTTGGCAACAATCGCACCTGAACTACAGGTAGAAACTCGCTCAGTTGCCACAGCTCCCATGACACCGCTTGTAACAGTTGCACCAGGACTACAAGTTCAGACTTGCTCAGTTGCCACAGCTCCCATGACACCTGTAGTAACAATTGCACCTGAACTACAAGTAGAAACTCGTTCAACTGCCACAGCTCCCATGACACCCATTGCAACAGTTGCACCAGGACTACAAGTTGAGACTTGCTCAGTTGCCACAGCCCCCATGACACCAATAGTAACAACTGCACCAGAGCTACAGGTAGAGACTCGTTCAGTTGCCACAGTTCCCATGACGCCCATAGCAACAGTTGCACCAGGGCTACATGTAGAGACTCACTCAATTGCCACAGCACCCATGACACCAATAGCAAAAAGTGCACCAAATTTACTGGTACAAACTTGCTCAGTTGCAACAGCTCCGATGACCCCTGTTTCAACAACTGCACCTGAATTCCATGTTGATACCTGTTCAGTTGCCACAGCTCCCATGACACCAATTGCAACAAGAGCACCTGAGCTACGGGTAGAAACACGTTCAATTGCCACAGCTCCTATGACTCCCATAGCAACAAGAGCACCTGAGCTAAGGGTAGAAACTCGTTCAATTGCCACAGCTCCCATGACACCCATAGCAACAAGGGCGCCGGAGCTAAGGATAGAAACTCGTTCAATTGCCACAGCTCCCATGACACCAATAGCAACAAGGGCACCTGAGCTAAGGGTAGAAACACGTTCAATTGCCACAGCTCCCATGACTCCCATAGCAACAAGGGCACCTGAGCTAAGGGTAGAAACACGTTCAATTGCCACAGCTCCCATGACTCCCATAGCAACAAGGGCGCCTGAGCTAAGGGTGGGAACTTGTTCAACTGCAACGGCTCCAATGAGTCCAATCATCTTGAGTTCACCTGAGCTGATCCCAGAACCAGAGCCAAGATCTGTGTCTGATTCAGAGGGACCACATGAACCAGTACAGGATGTGTTCTGGGATGAGAAAGGCATGACATGGGAAGTTTATGGAGCTGTGGTTGAGGTATCTGTCCTGGGCTCGGCTATTCAGAAGCACCTGGAGAAACAGGTTCTAAAGATGCAAATGAAGCCGTCTGATGCCGCAACCAATCAAACTATGCcaccaaacagcacagacactTCCAATCCCCTCCCTTCCACTCCACCTGCATTGTCAGCATCTAGTCGGAGCAGCTCAGCAAAAGGTAGCAGGAAAAAGGATGTGATTAAAGAAACAAGAGGTAGACAAAGGCGGAATCCTTTTCGCTCATTCTTCAGGAACTTCAGAAGACCAAACTGCTGCTCCCGGGAGCAGTCTGAGTAG